From one Scophthalmus maximus strain ysfricsl-2021 chromosome 19, ASM2237912v1, whole genome shotgun sequence genomic stretch:
- the LOC118314638 gene encoding E3 ubiquitin-protein ligase KCMF1-like isoform X2 — MSRHEGVSCDACLKGNFRGRRYKCLICYDYDLCASCYESGATTTRHTTEHPMQCILTRVDFDLYYGGEAFSVEQPQAFTCPYCGRMGYTEISLQEHVAAEHTETSTEVICPICAALPGGDPNHVTDDFAAHLTLEHRAPRDLDESSGVRHVRRMFHPGRGLGGPRARRSNMHFTSSTTGGLSTSQSSSQSSNYSREAMDPIAELLSQLSGVRRSAGGQLSSGPSASQLQQLQMQLQLERQQAQAARQQLETARNATRGGGRANAILNSNSSATNPNPSANHNTNPSPNPGPPESNTQHTAHSSQFLLSRLSEPRLSEAERQACEAQWADRSLFVTELLLSTLLQDEDASASSDDEDNCHGPLRRNFADFEAMGCVEVMTLDVALENLNLKETTPATKTTKTAPKTAPTKKEPPAPPL, encoded by the exons GTGTGAGCTGTGATGCATGTTTGAAAGGAAACTTCAGAGGCCGGAGatacaaatgtttaatttgctACGACTATGACCTGTGCGCATCGTGCTACGAGAGCGGCGCGACCACGACCAGACACACCACAGAGCATCCCATGCAGTGTATATTAACCCGAGTCGACTTTG ACTTGTACTACGGCGGAGAGGCATTCTCGGTGGAGCAGCCCCAGGCCTTCACATGTCCCTACTGTGGCAGGATGGGCTACACGGAGATCTCCCTGCAGGAGCACGTGGCTGCAGAGCACACGGAGACCTCCACAGAGGTG ATCTGCCCCATATGTGCAGCGTTGCCAGGTGGCGACCCGAATCATGTGACGGATGACTTTGCTGCTCATCTCACACTTGAACACAGAGCACCCAGAGACTTG GACGAGTCCAGCGGGGTTCGGCACGTGAGGAGGATGTTTCACCCCGGGCGCGGGCTGGGGGGTCCGAGGGCCCGCAGGTCCAACATGCACTTCACAAGCAGCACCACAGGGGGGCTCTCCACCAGTCAGAGCTCCTCACAGAGCTCCAACTACAGCAGAGAGGCCATGGACCCCATAGCAG AGCTTCTGTCCCAGTTGTCGGGGGTGCGGCGCTCGGCGGGCGGCCAACTCAGCTCGGGCCCCTCGGCCTCtcagctccagcagcttcagATGCAGCTCCAGCTGGAGCGCCAGCAGGCGCAGGCGGCGCGTCAGCAGCTCGAGACGGCCCGAAACGCCACCCGGGGCGGTGGCAGGGCCAATGCGATCCTGAACAGCAATTCTTCCGCTACGAACCCAAACCCCAGCGCCAACCACAACACCAACCCCAGTCCCAACCCGGGTCCACCGGAGTCCAACACACAGCACACTGCACATAGCTCCCAGTTTCTACTCAGCAG GCTGAGCGAACCGCGGCTGTCCGAGGCCGAGCGGCAGGCGTGCGAGGCCCAATGGGCTGACAGGAGCCTGTTTGtgacggagctgctgctgtccacGCTGCTGCAAGACGAGGACGCCTCGGCCTCCTCGGACGACGAGGACAACTGTCACGGCCCGCTGCGGCGGAACTTCGCCGACTTCGAGGCCATGGGCTGTGTCGAGGTCATGACCTTGGACGTGGCACTGGAGAACCTCAACCTCAAGGAGACGACCCCGGCCACCAAGACGACCAAAACGGCGCCCAAAACGGCGCCGACGAAGAAAGAGCCGCCCGCGCCGCCCCTTTGA
- the LOC118314638 gene encoding E3 ubiquitin-protein ligase KCMF1-like isoform X3, whose protein sequence is MALGGVSCDACLKGNFRGRRYKCLICYDYDLCASCYESGATTTRHTTEHPMQCILTRVDFDLYYGGEAFSVEQPQAFTCPYCGRMGYTEISLQEHVAAEHTETSTEVICPICAALPGGDPNHVTDDFAAHLTLEHRAPRDLDESSGVRHVRRMFHPGRGLGGPRARRSNMHFTSSTTGGLSTSQSSSQSSNYSREAMDPIAELLSQLSGVRRSAGGQLSSGPSASQLQQLQMQLQLERQQAQAARQQLETARNATRGGGRANAILNSNSSATNPNPSANHNTNPSPNPGPPESNTQHTAHSSQFLLSRLSEPRLSEAERQACEAQWADRSLFVTELLLSTLLQDEDASASSDDEDNCHGPLRRNFADFEAMGCVEVMTLDVALENLNLKETTPATKTTKTAPKTAPTKKEPPAPPL, encoded by the exons GTGTGAGCTGTGATGCATGTTTGAAAGGAAACTTCAGAGGCCGGAGatacaaatgtttaatttgctACGACTATGACCTGTGCGCATCGTGCTACGAGAGCGGCGCGACCACGACCAGACACACCACAGAGCATCCCATGCAGTGTATATTAACCCGAGTCGACTTTG ACTTGTACTACGGCGGAGAGGCATTCTCGGTGGAGCAGCCCCAGGCCTTCACATGTCCCTACTGTGGCAGGATGGGCTACACGGAGATCTCCCTGCAGGAGCACGTGGCTGCAGAGCACACGGAGACCTCCACAGAGGTG ATCTGCCCCATATGTGCAGCGTTGCCAGGTGGCGACCCGAATCATGTGACGGATGACTTTGCTGCTCATCTCACACTTGAACACAGAGCACCCAGAGACTTG GACGAGTCCAGCGGGGTTCGGCACGTGAGGAGGATGTTTCACCCCGGGCGCGGGCTGGGGGGTCCGAGGGCCCGCAGGTCCAACATGCACTTCACAAGCAGCACCACAGGGGGGCTCTCCACCAGTCAGAGCTCCTCACAGAGCTCCAACTACAGCAGAGAGGCCATGGACCCCATAGCAG AGCTTCTGTCCCAGTTGTCGGGGGTGCGGCGCTCGGCGGGCGGCCAACTCAGCTCGGGCCCCTCGGCCTCtcagctccagcagcttcagATGCAGCTCCAGCTGGAGCGCCAGCAGGCGCAGGCGGCGCGTCAGCAGCTCGAGACGGCCCGAAACGCCACCCGGGGCGGTGGCAGGGCCAATGCGATCCTGAACAGCAATTCTTCCGCTACGAACCCAAACCCCAGCGCCAACCACAACACCAACCCCAGTCCCAACCCGGGTCCACCGGAGTCCAACACACAGCACACTGCACATAGCTCCCAGTTTCTACTCAGCAG GCTGAGCGAACCGCGGCTGTCCGAGGCCGAGCGGCAGGCGTGCGAGGCCCAATGGGCTGACAGGAGCCTGTTTGtgacggagctgctgctgtccacGCTGCTGCAAGACGAGGACGCCTCGGCCTCCTCGGACGACGAGGACAACTGTCACGGCCCGCTGCGGCGGAACTTCGCCGACTTCGAGGCCATGGGCTGTGTCGAGGTCATGACCTTGGACGTGGCACTGGAGAACCTCAACCTCAAGGAGACGACCCCGGCCACCAAGACGACCAAAACGGCGCCCAAAACGGCGCCGACGAAGAAAGAGCCGCCCGCGCCGCCCCTTTGA
- the LOC118314638 gene encoding E3 ubiquitin-protein ligase KCMF1-like isoform X1 yields MYECDDERCMNGLGVVSVVSLKRGGTFVGVSCDACLKGNFRGRRYKCLICYDYDLCASCYESGATTTRHTTEHPMQCILTRVDFDLYYGGEAFSVEQPQAFTCPYCGRMGYTEISLQEHVAAEHTETSTEVICPICAALPGGDPNHVTDDFAAHLTLEHRAPRDLDESSGVRHVRRMFHPGRGLGGPRARRSNMHFTSSTTGGLSTSQSSSQSSNYSREAMDPIAELLSQLSGVRRSAGGQLSSGPSASQLQQLQMQLQLERQQAQAARQQLETARNATRGGGRANAILNSNSSATNPNPSANHNTNPSPNPGPPESNTQHTAHSSQFLLSRLSEPRLSEAERQACEAQWADRSLFVTELLLSTLLQDEDASASSDDEDNCHGPLRRNFADFEAMGCVEVMTLDVALENLNLKETTPATKTTKTAPKTAPTKKEPPAPPL; encoded by the exons atgtatgaatgtgatgacGAGAGATGTATGAATGGTCTGGGTGTTGTGAGTGTGGTTTCATTAAAAAGGGGGGGCACGTTTGTTG GTGTGAGCTGTGATGCATGTTTGAAAGGAAACTTCAGAGGCCGGAGatacaaatgtttaatttgctACGACTATGACCTGTGCGCATCGTGCTACGAGAGCGGCGCGACCACGACCAGACACACCACAGAGCATCCCATGCAGTGTATATTAACCCGAGTCGACTTTG ACTTGTACTACGGCGGAGAGGCATTCTCGGTGGAGCAGCCCCAGGCCTTCACATGTCCCTACTGTGGCAGGATGGGCTACACGGAGATCTCCCTGCAGGAGCACGTGGCTGCAGAGCACACGGAGACCTCCACAGAGGTG ATCTGCCCCATATGTGCAGCGTTGCCAGGTGGCGACCCGAATCATGTGACGGATGACTTTGCTGCTCATCTCACACTTGAACACAGAGCACCCAGAGACTTG GACGAGTCCAGCGGGGTTCGGCACGTGAGGAGGATGTTTCACCCCGGGCGCGGGCTGGGGGGTCCGAGGGCCCGCAGGTCCAACATGCACTTCACAAGCAGCACCACAGGGGGGCTCTCCACCAGTCAGAGCTCCTCACAGAGCTCCAACTACAGCAGAGAGGCCATGGACCCCATAGCAG AGCTTCTGTCCCAGTTGTCGGGGGTGCGGCGCTCGGCGGGCGGCCAACTCAGCTCGGGCCCCTCGGCCTCtcagctccagcagcttcagATGCAGCTCCAGCTGGAGCGCCAGCAGGCGCAGGCGGCGCGTCAGCAGCTCGAGACGGCCCGAAACGCCACCCGGGGCGGTGGCAGGGCCAATGCGATCCTGAACAGCAATTCTTCCGCTACGAACCCAAACCCCAGCGCCAACCACAACACCAACCCCAGTCCCAACCCGGGTCCACCGGAGTCCAACACACAGCACACTGCACATAGCTCCCAGTTTCTACTCAGCAG GCTGAGCGAACCGCGGCTGTCCGAGGCCGAGCGGCAGGCGTGCGAGGCCCAATGGGCTGACAGGAGCCTGTTTGtgacggagctgctgctgtccacGCTGCTGCAAGACGAGGACGCCTCGGCCTCCTCGGACGACGAGGACAACTGTCACGGCCCGCTGCGGCGGAACTTCGCCGACTTCGAGGCCATGGGCTGTGTCGAGGTCATGACCTTGGACGTGGCACTGGAGAACCTCAACCTCAAGGAGACGACCCCGGCCACCAAGACGACCAAAACGGCGCCCAAAACGGCGCCGACGAAGAAAGAGCCGCCCGCGCCGCCCCTTTGA